From Caretta caretta isolate rCarCar2 chromosome 3, rCarCar1.hap1, whole genome shotgun sequence, a single genomic window includes:
- the CCN2 gene encoding LOW QUALITY PROTEIN: CCN family member 2 (The sequence of the model RefSeq protein was modified relative to this genomic sequence to represent the inferred CDS: inserted 1 base in 1 codon; substituted 1 base at 1 genomic stop codon) has protein sequence MLRVKGSGSIRCELMRQEGGEECQECRCLCRTPFSRLASPGRLEGIKAARLPASDPXNNSPARETGLSRGAEPRRSDTAGGLGQRAGNPAPQRGPRARTRTPSARRTEXAEEPLRRLLPSLAARMGPSSFAVALLAALLCWEVSGQDCSGQCQCGAGPPPACPAGVSLVQDGCGCCRVCAKQLGELCTERDPCDHHKGLFCDFGSPANRKIGVCTARDGAPCVFGGMVYRSGESFQSSCKYQCTCLDGAVGCVPLCSMDVRLPSPDCPSPRRVKLPGKCCEEWVCNELREQTAVGPALAAYRPEDTYGPDQAMMMRANCLVQTTEWSACSKTCGMGISTRVTNDNAFCRLEKQSRLCMVRPCEADLEENIKKGKKCIRTPRISKPIKFELSGCTSVKTYRAKFCGVCTDGRCCTPHRTATLPVEFKCPDGEVMKRRMMFIKTCACHYNCPGDNDIFESLYYRKMYGDMA, from the exons ATGCTGCGTGTCAAGGGGTCAGGATCAATCCGGTGCGAGCTGATGAGGCAGGAAGGTGGGGAGGAATGTCAGGAATGTCGCTGTTTGTGTAGGACTCCATTCAGCCGATTGGCGAGCCCGGGGCGCCTGGAGGGTATAAAAGCAGCCAGGCTCCCTGCTTCAGACCCATAGAACAACTCGCCTGCCAGAGAGACGGGCCTGTCGCGAGGCGCGGAGCCGAGGCGCTCGGACACAGCAGGCGGCCTTGGCCAGCGGGCAGGAAACCCAGCGCCACAGCGCGGCCCACGGGCTCGGACTCGGACTCCCTCCGCCCGCAGGACAG CAGCTGAGGAGCCTTTGCGCCGCCTATTGCCGAGCTTGGCCGCACGGATGGGACCCAGCAGCTTCGCCGTGGCGCTGCTCGCCGCGCTCCTCTGCTGG GAGGTGTCCGGCCAGGACTGCAGCGGGCAGTGCCAATGCGGGGCGGGGCCGCCCCCCGCGTGCCCGGCCGGGGTGAGCCTGGTGCAGGACGGCTGCGGCTGCTGCAGGGTGTGCGCCAAGCAGCTGGGCGAGCTGTGCACCGAGCGGGACCCCTGCGACCACCACAAGGGGCTCTTCTGCGACTTCGGCTCGCCGGCCAACCGCAAGATCGGCGTGTGCACCG CTCGGGACGGCGCCCCTTGTGTGTTCGGAGGGATGGTGTACAGGAGCGGGGAGTCCTTCCAGAGCAGCTGCAAGTACCAGTGCACTTGTCTGGACGGGGCAGTGGGGTGCGTGCCCCTGTGCAGCATGGATGTCCGGCTGCCCAGCCCAGACTGCCCTTCCCCCCGAAGAGTCAAGCTCCCCGGGAAGTGCTGCGAGGAATGGGTGTGCAATGAGCTCCGAGAACAGACGGCAGTTGGACCCGCTCTAGCTG CTTACAGACCGGAAGACACTTATGGACCAGATCAAGCAATGATGATGCGTGCCAACTGCCTGGTCCAGACCACGGAATGGAGTGCTTGCTCAAAGACCTGTGGAATGGGCATCTCCACCAGAGTCACCAATGACAATGCCTTCTGCAGACTGGAGAAGCAAAGCAGACTCTGCATGGTCAGACCTTGTGAGGCAGACCTGGAGGAAAACATCAAG AAAGGCAAAAAGTGTATTCGCACCCCCAGAATCTCCAAGCCCATCAAGTTTGAGCTCTCCGGCTGTACCAGTGTGAAGACCTATCGAGCTAAATTCTGTGGGGTCTGCACTGATGGACGTTGCTGCACCCCCCACAGAACAGCCACTCTTCCTGTGGAGTTCAAATGCCCCGATGGTGAGGTCATGAAGAGGAGAATGATGTTCATCAAGACCTGTGCATGCCACTACAACTGCCCTGGAGACAATGACATCTTTGAGTCTCTGTACTACAGAAAGATGTATGGAGACATGGCATAA